In the genome of Lactuca sativa cultivar Salinas chromosome 3, Lsat_Salinas_v11, whole genome shotgun sequence, the window GCGGTTTTCCAGTGCTTACGTGCACCACATGCTCAATATTTTCTTCTAGTTATCCCGATATATAGGcttggccaacatatgtctccTATGGGGTATCGTACGATCCgcaaatatcgactcatgatcTCAATATTCTCAGTTGATGAGATATGTCTGGTGTGTcacaaggcatgtttggactcttttggagagcatgcagTTCACTGTAGAGAACTCCCGATGTTCAAATACAAGCACGATATGGTTATGGATGTTTTGTTTGACGTATTTAAGCGTGCAGGGTTTCCGCCAAGAAAAAGGCACCTATGAAATTCTTGACTGACTCGACAGAAGGAATGTCAACCCTTAGACCGGATgatgttttgatttttggatgggttggAGTGAAACATGCATGTGTGGACTGTGGACCTCCCAGGGGTATCCCTTTTCGTGGGCTTGAGAGTTGGAGGTTTCACAGCAGGACATACTGCTTTAAAAGCTGCTATAGAcaaagtcaccaaacatgagaaaaTCGTGCAttaaaaatcaacatgtgttcatatcatttgcatttgatacgtttggtttccacATGTCGAATGCGGTGAAACTTCTTAATTGAGTAAAACGgatcatgcatagtaatgttatatcTCCTAGATCTATGAATGTAGTCTTCAAAAGAGTTAATTTTACCATACAAAAAGGCTTAGCGACACAACTTGTTACCCGTTTGTCATCTCACTCGTTGTATGATGAAAACTAATATAAAGTTATTTAATCCAAAAAAAAGCAATTGGCCCCTTTAGCAattaaaaaaacttatttttctTTAATTCTTTTCTTTatggtaaaaaaaattgtttatttcaattactttttaaatagaaaaaaaaacaaagaagacAGATAATTTGTTGAATTTCAATTTGTAAGTTTCACTAATAAGATTCGTAGTTATGCAAATCTTTATTACCTTTCAGTTTTTCTATTTGAACACCAATTTTATCATCCTTTCTTTAGAATGAATTGGTTTTTTTTCTTCTCCATGAACCATAAGAAACAGACTGATATTAGAACTTTCTGTTGTTAAACACTTTTGACCGCAAAGTTTGTAAAATCGTAATACCACATCAAAAGTTGATATTCCATCAAAACATTCCAATACTTTAATTTGTCATTTAACCTAATACATAAACATTCATTGGAAAAAATCACAGCCAAAAATGATAAATTCTTATAGAATTACAAAAGTTATAATACCTCATTTCTAATACGATCTTTTACTCGGATAATTCCAATGGTAGTAACATACTAAAAATTCTTCTAAACCCTTTCTACTTCACCATTAATAGCCCCCGCAGATGTAGCTACGTTTCCATTTCCAAGGACTAATTCACTTTTGTCTTTTCTTTTTGCTATCATTTCTTGTGTTGACTTGTAATATGTTGCATATAAGATTAGTTGGGCAAGCCCAAAAAGCGCCCCAAGCCCATTAGGAACCTAAACCAAAAAAATGTCATGATCcttctaataaatgaagatttttttttgtcAACATGTCATATTtttattcaatttgtcaaatgtaatcttttggttattttgaattaattttttttccatatgttattttatgaattttcttatttttattaaattccacataatctttcaatgtaataattacaataaatgtagtaataaatgaatatcaattttattaattaactaaccttttaattttaaaattaccaaattaaaactcattaatttattttgttaatttattcaaattatttttttacatttaaaatataaaaaaacatttatattttaataattcattatttttttttattttcttataaattttatGTTCTCAAATATTTATACTTATatatctaattttttttaaaaattaacccatataatacatgggtctcacaactagtataaaatatataaagaatccatattaaataaaaagtaaatagagaaagagagagCAATTACAGCAACAAACGGATCGAAACGAATGAGGGCATATGAGAACCAACAAACGCCATTTGCAAAACAGAATAGAGATAATAGAAACGGCATGTACTCGACACTTTTTGTTGTGATCACCATTTTCTGCATAGATCATAAATTATTGACATAAGTCAAATGAAAAATGAATGTAACAAAAAGATCTTCAAGGCATATGAACAAAAAACAATATTGAAGATGAAGAAACTTCTTTTCCATGCAGGATAAGCTAACATGGTCATCCACCAATAATTGAGTTTGTTTTATTTGCTATTTAAGGAATAAGATCATCACACTTTTAGTACAAATTGAATTTGAAATTGGTCCAATTACTTTTGGAGAAATATTCGACCATATGACAACATGTTATAATTGAGTAACACATACTCAACAATGACAACACATACAATTAACGCCTTCCAATTTTTCTGAAACATATTCGACAATGATGATACGTAAGACTAATCCCTCGTAATTCAGTTTAAAATTCCTCTTAATTGACATtagataatttctaattaatcaAAGCATGTCATCAACTTTTTAGGATGCATTTAAGAGAAACGTACCATTACAGATAATGGAGAAGCATACATCATGATGTTACCCGCGACGCAAATGCCACCAACAATGGATGATCGAAGCTTTGTGGTGTGTGCCAATGTCAGTACCAGTACAAATAAAACCCCGAGAAATATAATCTCAAAAAGCAACAccaacaaaaccctaattctatttTTATGATCTGAATAGATTATAAAAAGCAACAAGTAAACCGATTCGATAAGTATTCCTGCCCCATTTGTGGTGGTGACTAATAAGCTATGAGGGTGCACAAATGGCAAGCCATAGAAAATCCATAGCCCACAATTCACAAAGGTGACAAGATATGGCACCGGAGAAAATCTTTCAACTGACTTGTTTTTCCATATCCTATAAAATGTTGGCCTGAAAAAATAATAatcataaaatccaaaattcagaaaataaaaaatcaatatgTCAACTTATATATAACAGTAATTATGTATGCAAACATACATatgttatgtatatatgtatgtataaaactACGAAAATAATAAAGCTTACACTGTCGACAAGAACAAAATGATTGAAATGATGTTTCCTGAAAAGAAAAATAAACGTACATCATCACTAACATTACATATTAACTTTTCTTAAAATTATACATATAAGCAAatgataataaaaatatatatacttcCCAATGCATGTTTCGGAGCTTAGAATTATACAAAGTGGATAGAGTATATATATTATCAAAACACGCACTATATATTGAATAATCACTAACCATATTTTGCATATAATTTAATACTAATCTTTTTAATGTGTTGTTCATACATAATATGAAGATAGAAGAGCTTACCGATGACACCTAGTGTATTGCGAGCAAAATCGGCAGAAACCATGACTATGGTTGAATACTGTGTGAGAGAGAAAACgaggagaaagagagaaagagagagagacgaTGGTGTAAATTTAATAGGGCAAGCAAAAACGTATTTATAATGAAAGcttaatattattattagaaATTTAATTAATTGGATATATGGTTCATctgtattttcaaaattttttgcAGTTACTATTCATTTTCCTTTTtctctattttcgaaatacatTAAATGTCAATTACTAATGTTAAACAAATAGAAAAACTTTAATAAACCGAAAGATAATATGATTCAGCTGATAAAAATTTAAACCAAATTCTACCTAAAATTTTACCGAAACTTAGCCTAATGAAGCCAAACACACTAAAACTGGTTAAACTTAAACTGCTGTCTATATATACATCATCACAACGTACATTGTCAAATCTCCTGTATTAACGAATGACAAAATAGATATAATGATGTATCAAATTAAATATTCTTCAACAGTTAGATCAAAACAAAAAAAGTATATAATCATGTTACCATAATTACTAGTAATGAATTCTCCAGTGAGAAAGGGAAAAAGTATGTTACATGTCATATTCACAAATCAAAACAGATTGTGACGTTCtattaattaaaagtttatatTTTTTGATGTAAATAAGTCGAATTTGCAAATGAGTGAAACCGTGTAAGAGGTAAAAACTTGTCCTGTCAAGTTTgtaataatttaaaacatgttaAAACCGTTTTCTATATATTAAAACTCATGATCTAATAATAGAATGATGGATGGATGCCAAATTTCACCAAAATCCATAATGCCTGGACCATATGCCTAATTTTTGTTGTAAATTCTTTAATTTGAATATATTTGAAGAATATAAAATCTATAAAATGGAAAATGGATAATTTCGTTACAAAATGAGGTTAAAAGAAGTATTTGAAGCTTTCCTTTATTATGGGAAGGCGGTGTTTTTTCCTTTTGGTGATATagaaataatcaaattttgagcaATTAAATCAAATCACCTTGAAATgggaaattctttttttttttatttatttattggaattgataaatcataaatacatttttagttctttttttttttttttttttttttttttttttttttttttagatcaaAATTGTAATATTAAAACAGATACAAAGGCAAAATACATTCGAAAAAAAACTAGTGTGGTTTTATAAAAACATGGAtataattttataatataaacTTAGATAATAATATTGTGTTATAAATGGCAATTGAAAATTAAGATGATGTATTATCTCTCTCCAATTTGTTTATTTAAAATTATCATTATATTAATAATTTGATTTTTAGATAAAAATAATTGTATTTGAAATTacaaaaacataaatatttaaatatatacaCACTAGCTcactgttttattttttatttatttatttttatttttatttttattttttttcacggTTACTCGGTTAATTTATGTTTTTGCTTCAAATATTTATTTCAAGTCAAAGCAATCAATAATAGTCAAACGGTAAAGAATTAATTGCATTCTTATGCTTGTAAGTTGTAACATCAATAATCTGAGTCATATCCTTATCAAGAATTGATAAGATCGaattatatttaaaattttataaataaattagaTTAAAACCTGTATGAACCACATATATAAGAAAGAAAAACAGTATTAATAatttagaataaaaaaaataaaagttgtataaaattttattaaattacaaAGATATAAGCATTATCTAAAAGTTTACTAGTTGTGAGATTCGCATATTATACGGATTGattaaaacataatattaaatAGGAgtgattaaatgagaagtttatttaaatttgaaatataaaataagtgaaaattatgacaaAAAGAACATGCAAAAActgaattaattaaaattatgtatttaattgtcagacccgtgtactaaacgagttattataacaaaatgttaaatacaaaggttaaatgtgtaaatttacttgaaattgaaattgaaatttcaaattttaaattaatagtcattatggtaggtttaatttatggaaattaaattaatgatatattggaaatgaataatgaagtaaatgacaaataaaaattaatatatctcaaaattatgacaaaattacATGTGGTCAATTAAATGAGAGAAAGACAAGTgacaataacattttcatttattggGGTAGATCATGATtagttaaaattaatatataaattattttagaTATCTGATATACGTTTTGTATGTGTTGATTTCTaataaatttatgattttatacaTTGCAATGAAAATTTGAATAAatgtaaaaaatacaataaatcaTGGAAATACCATTGTTATACGaaaaattaaatatatgttttgtatgtGTTGACTTTTAATAtatgtttaatttaataattatttgaatattatcatGTAACAATCgaaatattaatttataaattataatggtGTATTATTATTTGTGTTTTAAAAAATGTAATCCAATTTTTTCATCATTTTTCTTATCACCGATAATACTAGTCACTCTACAAAatctaatatttataaaataccacatataaccttcccttttcatttttttttataatgaaaCTGATCAGGATACATCCATCGAGTTCCTCTTTTTGTCATTTTTTATCCATAAGCCAAACACTTGGATTTCATTAATGCTAAACTATTATTTCATACTTTTTACCAATCAATGTCGTTATTGGCAACAAGGTTGAGTGCAAGCTTGTTCTTGATGGTATCAAAAGGACCTCCAATTATCATCTTGACATCATAGTTTCTATCAGAGTACCATAATATGTAGCATAATGGTTCAATCAACAACATCATAAATCGAAGTATTAACACACAAAAAACATGTAAATGCTGATGTTTAAAGGGGCTCTCTTTTTCGTAACCTTTTTAACAAAATCAAAACTGAAATGTAATTGCAAGACTAAACTACCATGGTAATCTAGGTTAAAACGAAACACCAAAGGAGACAAATATAGCATTTGGTGATATCATACACATCAAAGTTTTTCATTTGGGCAAATCATCGAACAGTCTGCATGCATTATGAAATATAACTATAACTTACAAGCAAAGAGAGATGATGCTATCTTGCCAATAGTCAACCGTGCATATTAAAGCTCATGATTCATCAAATAAAACCCTAAGCATAATTGAATGAAAACGTTTCAATAAACCTAAATTGGTTCGAACCAATCAAGGCTTAACATATCTATTGACCAAACCGGATTTATATAAACATAGAACAAAATTCAAAACAAATGTAGATTAGTTGGTGAAAAGTCAAATAAACGTGCCATAATGGAACATAAGTCAGGAAAAATCAAAGATGATTATCTTtctttaaaaacaaaacaaaatgcaGGATCAAATCATTCTAACTTTCACGCCATTTCTCTTAATCTCAAGTTTAATATAGTTGTGGAACA includes:
- the LOC111893774 gene encoding bidirectional sugar transporter SWEET6b; the protein is MVSADFARNTLGVIGNIISIILFLSTVPTFYRIWKNKSVERFSPVPYLVTFVNCGLWIFYGLPFVHPHSLLVTTTNGAGILIESVYLLLFIIYSDHKNRIRVLLVLLFEIIFLGVLFVLVLTLAHTTKLRSSIVGGICVAGNIMMYASPLSVMKMVITTKSVEYMPFLLSLFCFANGVCWFSYALIRFDPFVAVPNGLGALFGLAQLILYATYYKSTQEMIAKRKDKSELVLGNGNVATSAGAINGEVERV